Sequence from the Bacillus mesophilus genome:
GCGGCTTTTGTCCACCATACTCAGTAGGATATCGAAATTGTTTCTCAACCGCAGAGTTATGACTAGATGCAGCTGTTACGATATGATCAGCTCCACCATGATTGACTATAAAGGCTCCTAGTGCCAGTCCCTCCATAGAGGTAGAGCAGGCTCCAAATAAGCCAAAGTACGGTGTCCCTAATGTCCTAGCAGCAAAGCTACTTGGAGTAATTTGATTGATTAGATCTCCTGCAAGTAAAAATTGTATATCATCCTTTGTTAAATTAGCTTTTTCGATGCTTTTATAAATAGATTCTTCTAAGAGAATTTTATGTGCTTTCTCATAGGAATCTTCTCCTATCCATAGATCCTCGTGGAGGATGTCAAAGTCCTCTGCTAAATTACCCTCCGCTTCAAAAGGACCCCCAATAGCAGCGGAAGATAAGATAACCGGCTTATTCTCAAATACCCATGTACGTTGCATTTGCGTCATTTAGAGTCCTCCTATCATCATGATTATTGTCTTCACTAACGCTACAACAAAAGCAGAGAAGGTACCAAAAAGCACGACCGAGCCTGCCAGTTTAAACAGATTCCCTCCTACTCCTAACACAAAGCCTTCCGTTTTGTGCTCAATTGCAGCAGATATTACTGCATTTCCAAATCCGGTTACAGGTACAGCACTGCCTGCACCAGCAAATTGTGCAAGATGATCATATACACCAAATCCAGTTAGAAGCATTGAAAAGAAAATCATAGTTGCCACTGTTGGATTTCCTACTGTCATTTCTGTAAAATCAAAAAATGTAATATAAAATAAAGAAACAGCTTGTCCGATACAACAGATTAAGCCGCCAACTAAGAATGCCTTTAAGCAATTTAAGAAAACTGGACGTTTAAATTCACGCTGTTTTTCAAATTGTTGATAGGCTTGTTGTGAAGCCATATGGTTTTTATTATTGTTAGCCATCGTATCATCTCTCTCTTTACTTAAGTTTTTTCCTTAGCCAGGCTTTTGATCTTATGAAGACGCTTTTCTATTTCTTTTTCTGATAAATTCTTATCTTCATCTATAAGTTGGTTAAGCTCTAATAAAATTTTATAATCATGAGATACTGTGATTTTTTCATCAGGAAATAGCTTATTCAACTTCTTTCGCACTTTGCTCTCAACATCCATCACATTAAATTCTTCAAGCTTCTTAACGTTAAATCCGACAAAAAGCTCATCATCATGATGAACAGCTATAACCTCATTGATTTCTTCATAACTCAATATTTCGTGCTTTGCTTTGATTGCCACTGCATCTTTAGTTAGCCTCATCTTTTCACTATAAGAGTGATTATTTGATACATTCCGTGTTGTAGTATCTAGGGTCATACCCTCTTCATCCGTTCCGTTACATGCAGCTAAACAAATCAACGCTAGTGTTACAAATAAACATTTTTTCATTCGAATCATCCTTCGTCCTATACTTTTAAGTACATATTATAGATTGCGTTGTTTTGACTTGAATATGTTTAATGCAACCTTCCAATTTATAGAACTTAAGTGTCGCTCAACAAAAAAAGAAACAGGCACTAATCGCCTATTTCTTTTATAGAGACTGCTTTCTTTTTCGACCGCAGCCACAAGTTTTCTTTTTTTTCTTCACTTCATTCGTTTTAGGTGTCTGTTTTTCGACATTCAAATTAGCCAGTTTTTTTCGCACAGATTCATCCCTCCTAGCTTGTTTATTCTATTATATGAACTCTTAATGAACAGAGTTCCAAACAATAAACAAAAAAGGCTAAGTTTAGGAAAGTACTAGCTATCTGATAGTTTTAATACAATCGTTTCAATAATGGCAGCGCAACCAGCTATGGCAAGAATGATCACTAGTGGCTCCACTCCTTTTGGCCAAATCCACCAGAGAGCATATAAAGCTGTCGTACACCAAATACCTGTACACCAATAGCAGCTAAGAAGCTCTCCGAACCACTTCCTTATTCCGGTTCCTTTTACAACTATATAGGTAGAAGTCGTCCCATCTTCTTCCGTTTCTGTAACCTCTTCATGAAAGGGTCTACGTAAAAAGGATGTGATATTATCAAAAACAATTAAATGAGTTAAACGAAAGCTCGCAAGGCTTAACAGAACAAAATGTAACCAAGTCACCCTACCGCACTCCTCTACTTGTCTAACCTAACTGATAAAGGTTATCCAGTAATAAGTTCAAATAGAACATATTTACAAGATAATCCATTCATCTTTATAAGCTATTCAGCTAGTACATGTTTGGTGACTAGTGCAGGTATTTATTTTGATTACCTGTTCAGCATTTTCGTTTTAGAAAAAAATGATTTCAAGCAATAGCTTTCTGCCTAATACTTTTTTGAATTTTACTGAATATAAAACGACAGAATAACAGAAAAGCGATAAAAGCAAAAAATGAATACATATGCTTCCAATTGTGTAAGGCAAACATATTAAAATAAACAAAGATAGGTTCTATTACAAATGATAAGACAAAAGACCACACGACTGTCGCATAAAAGAAGGACCGCCACCTTGTAAATATTTGATACATTAACATCGTGGATACTGGGATCACACAAAGATCTGCAGGAAATAGGGGTGGAATCATCGAAAATAGTTTATCTGGATATCCCCATAGTACTAGGTCAACTCCCATAACATCAAGAATGGTAGCAAATATCCCGCACAATAAACCGAAAGAAAATATCTCATCAAAACGTTCTCTGTCAACAAGCTTCCACCAAACAATAAACGGGGCGATTGAAGAGAATAAAAGAAACCACCAGGTCATAGTAAAAACTTCTTTATGAAGCCAATGATCGAGGTTCATATTACTCAATGCTCTTCTTACTTCTTGAATTTCTTCGTAAGTTGGTATATGTATTGGTTCCATCATCATTCTCCTGAACTTGTCCTTACTGTATAGTATTTTTAAAAAGTTCAGTTTCATGTATGTTTTATATGAACATAACAAAATCACCCTTACCTAAAATGACCTTTGACTAGTCGGATATCATGTATTCAGCCCTTTTCCAGAACAAAAAAACACCACCTAATGATTTTAATTCACTAGGTGATGTTATGTATTTTTTATTGGTTCGCTCGTAATTCAGCAGAATCAACGGTATGTTTTAGGAGCATAGAGATGGTCACAGGACCGACTCCACCCGGTACAGGTGTAATCGCACTGGCTTTTTCAAAGCATGCTTCATAATCAACGTCCCCAATATTACCTTCATTATATCCAGCATCTAAAACAACGGCACCTTCCTTCATCCAATCACCTTGGATAAAATTAGGTTTTCCTACAGCTGCGACAACAATATCAGCCTGTTTTACTAGATCACTGAGGTTTTGAGTACGAGAGTGACAGGTTGTCACGGTAGCATTACGGTTAAGAAGCATAATGGAAACAGGCTTCCCTAAAATAGGGCTTCGACCTACTACGACTGCATGCTTCCCTTCAATTGGAAGATTATAATAGTCTAAGATCGCCATAATTGCAGCTGGTGTACAGCAAGGATATTTACCAAATCCGAAAGCAAGCTGTCCAAATCCCCAACTAGTCACTCCATCAACATCCTTATCAATGGAAATAGCTTCAAATGCCGCTCGCTCATCAATATGAGATGGAACCGGGTGCTGTAGCAAGATTCCATCAACTAGAGGATCTTGATTTAATTCCTCAATACATTGAATCAACTCTTCTGTTGTTGTATCAGATGGTAAATGAATACGCTTCGATTGAATTCCTAATTTCTCACACGCATTGCCTTTCATTCTTACATATGTAGCAGATGAAGAGTCATCCCCTACTAATACAGTAGCTAAGCAAGGTGTAACCCCCTCTTCCTTTAACGAACTTACTCTTGCCTGTAGCTTTGATTTAATATCTTCAGCTACCTTAAGTCCATCTAAAACTAACGGTTGACTCATTCTATTTGCCCCCTTGAAATGGTAAAAGGTAAGACTACGCTTACCCCTGCCCAGACGAACGGCTATTCCTATGACGCAGCTCCCCAGTGGTCTCTTCCACTATTCTCGTCAGTCACTGCGATTTTAAACTTCTTGATATTTTTATTTTATCACAGAAAACACGAATAAACAAAACAATTATCTAGTTTTCGTTCGTATTTTTTCTAACGATATGTGCAGCATACCCGACCATATTTCGTGCTACATCCAACTCTAGGCTATACGTCGGTGGTGTTCCCGGTCTCCAGTTTACCTCATAAATCCAAGCCTTTCGATTCTTATCTATTCCAATATCAATGCCAAGTTCATCTAATTGGTCATCATATAAAGAGTCAAAATGGCTCGCAAAGCTTACCGCAAAGTGCTCTAAATAGCGCTTCATATTGAAGTAGTGTTCATTAAATTCCATTCTTAAAAAGTCTTCAAACATATTCGTATAACCACCCTTGCTTATGTTTGAAACTACTCCCTTAACAGTAACTCTCGGATAGATACAAGTAATAATCCATTTTCCTTCTGCATTTTTTTGAACATGGAGCCTAAAATCATAAGGGAAACCATCATTTGTCACTGATTGAATATAAGGCTGTACAATCCAACTATTGATTATTAATAAATCTATAATATATTGACTAAACTGCGCGTAGTTAAATCTTAGTTCCCTTCTTCTAACTAACAGTCGGTATTCATCATGAATTCTTTCAATAAAGATGACATCATCGCCTTTTCTACCTGAAGTTGGCTTAATAATCACCTTCTTTTCTCTTTTTAATACGTCCATGACTGATTGAACCGACTTCATTTTCTTCGTAGGTATGAGGTATTGCCTGAACTCCTGACCATCCTGAATTCTGTTATACACACTCATCTTATTCCCAATTGAGTGACTAGTAAACGGAATTAACTCTCTTAGCTTTTCCTCAACCTGTGACTGCATTTCGGTAGAAGCACTTCCCGCATTATAGATGATATCAGGAAATGGAAACGTATCAATCACCCAACCGCCGTCTTCATATTTATAACCAACTATCGTTTCTGTTAAAAAGTCAACATTACTAAACGAAAAATAAAAAAAGTTAACGCCTTCCATTTTTGCTGCAGCAGCATAGGCATATGCTTTTTTCACCGTATCCGGATGCTTACGATAATGAAGCATACCAATTGTCACCATCATCTTTCACTCCTGCTCTTCAATATAGAAGCGTATTTCTTTTGCAGCAATTAGGGCTAGTTCCTTTGCCTTTTCCTTTGTTTCTGCTGCAGCCATTATATATCCATAGCGATGTCCCATAGAGGTGGGAGGATGCACGAACATTCCTTTTCTCGGCTTTATATAGACTTCCTTTACTCCTTCAGCTCGAACTGCTCTATTCTTTCCAGTAATCTTGACAATTTTCCCACTTGTTGAAATGGTTAAATAATGGGTATATACAACTTCACGTTTAATTGGAGTTAGAATTACCGGCAGATCAAGATATAAACGTAACGTTTGTTCCACCACGTTAATCCCTAAACTATGAAGAACCATCGAATTCATAGCTCCTCCAGAAATCCGAGGATTGACCTCAATAAGCTTCCACTTTTCTCCTACTTTTCTAATTTCAAAGTGACAGCTTCCTTTTTTCATCCCAATTTCTCTGATAATATCATTCAATGTCTTTTTTAAAGAAACCAATGAAGAAGAATCTACATTTACAACAGAATAGTAACCCGTAATGATGAAGCGTTCTTCCTTTGTAATTTCCTGCTCAATCACTGCTAAAATTTCTACATTCCCGTCCACTACAAGAGTCTCTATCAACCATTGGGGACCGACAATATATTCTTCAATCAAAATAGGTTGTTCGGGATATTCCTGCAATAAGTTATTCATTACTTCAAGTAATTGCATTTTATCTTCTACAAGATAAACATCCTTTGAACCTGTTGATCCGGGTGCTTTCACTATATGTGGAATGCCAACGGTTAAACGATTAATAAATGATTCTATGGATTCACCCGGGTCGAATACTGCATAATGAACATTAGCTGAGCACCTGTTTAGTGCTTGACGAGTTAGTACTTTATCTTCCATAACTTTTACAGACGGCAAACTAAACCCTTCCAAACCTAAACTCTCTGAAAGCTCAATGGCAATTGAAACATATGAATCAACAAAACTAATCACTCCATCAATGACTTTTCCCTGTGACTGTAATTTCTCCATGCAAGTGATCATTTCTTGAATATCTTTTGTGTGAAGTAATACCATTTCATGGATATCAGGGAATTCTTCTCTTTGCTCAATGTATTTTTTGCGGTTCGTAAAAAGAACGGTATAATACCCCAACTCTTCAGCCGCTCGGATGGCTTCTCTACTTGAACCAGATTTATTTGTTTCAATAAAAATAATAGTTCTCAAGACTTTACACACCTTCTTTTGGGTAAAAGGTATCAAAAATTCATCTACTACAGCATATTGAACTGTCGGTTAAACGTGAAGTGTCCATCTACATATTTATGTAAACAAAAAAGAGACCAGGCTAAGCTTGATCTC
This genomic interval carries:
- the spoVAC gene encoding stage V sporulation protein AC; the encoded protein is MANNNKNHMASQQAYQQFEKQREFKRPVFLNCLKAFLVGGLICCIGQAVSLFYITFFDFTEMTVGNPTVATMIFFSMLLTGFGVYDHLAQFAGAGSAVPVTGFGNAVISAAIEHKTEGFVLGVGGNLFKLAGSVVLFGTFSAFVVALVKTIIMMIGGL
- a CDS encoding YhcN/YlaJ family sporulation lipoprotein → MKKCLFVTLALICLAACNGTDEEGMTLDTTTRNVSNNHSYSEKMRLTKDAVAIKAKHEILSYEEINEVIAVHHDDELFVGFNVKKLEEFNVMDVESKVRKKLNKLFPDEKITVSHDYKILLELNQLIDEDKNLSEKEIEKRLHKIKSLAKEKT
- a CDS encoding DUF1360 domain-containing protein, giving the protein MTWLHFVLLSLASFRLTHLIVFDNITSFLRRPFHEEVTETEEDGTTSTYIVVKGTGIRKWFGELLSCYWCTGIWCTTALYALWWIWPKGVEPLVIILAIAGCAAIIETIVLKLSDS
- a CDS encoding CBO0543 family protein, which translates into the protein MEPIHIPTYEEIQEVRRALSNMNLDHWLHKEVFTMTWWFLLFSSIAPFIVWWKLVDRERFDEIFSFGLLCGIFATILDVMGVDLVLWGYPDKLFSMIPPLFPADLCVIPVSTMLMYQIFTRWRSFFYATVVWSFVLSFVIEPIFVYFNMFALHNWKHMYSFFAFIAFLLFCRFIFSKIQKSIRQKAIA
- a CDS encoding bifunctional 5,10-methylenetetrahydrofolate dehydrogenase/5,10-methenyltetrahydrofolate cyclohydrolase, with amino-acid sequence MSQPLVLDGLKVAEDIKSKLQARVSSLKEEGVTPCLATVLVGDDSSSATYVRMKGNACEKLGIQSKRIHLPSDTTTEELIQCIEELNQDPLVDGILLQHPVPSHIDERAAFEAISIDKDVDGVTSWGFGQLAFGFGKYPCCTPAAIMAILDYYNLPIEGKHAVVVGRSPILGKPVSIMLLNRNATVTTCHSRTQNLSDLVKQADIVVAAVGKPNFIQGDWMKEGAVVLDAGYNEGNIGDVDYEACFEKASAITPVPGGVGPVTISMLLKHTVDSAELRANQ
- a CDS encoding YheC/YheD family protein is translated as MMVTIGMLHYRKHPDTVKKAYAYAAAAKMEGVNFFYFSFSNVDFLTETIVGYKYEDGGWVIDTFPFPDIIYNAGSASTEMQSQVEEKLRELIPFTSHSIGNKMSVYNRIQDGQEFRQYLIPTKKMKSVQSVMDVLKREKKVIIKPTSGRKGDDVIFIERIHDEYRLLVRRRELRFNYAQFSQYIIDLLIINSWIVQPYIQSVTNDGFPYDFRLHVQKNAEGKWIITCIYPRVTVKGVVSNISKGGYTNMFEDFLRMEFNEHYFNMKRYLEHFAVSFASHFDSLYDDQLDELGIDIGIDKNRKAWIYEVNWRPGTPPTYSLELDVARNMVGYAAHIVRKNTNEN
- a CDS encoding ATP-grasp domain-containing protein produces the protein MRTIIFIETNKSGSSREAIRAAEELGYYTVLFTNRKKYIEQREEFPDIHEMVLLHTKDIQEMITCMEKLQSQGKVIDGVISFVDSYVSIAIELSESLGLEGFSLPSVKVMEDKVLTRQALNRCSANVHYAVFDPGESIESFINRLTVGIPHIVKAPGSTGSKDVYLVEDKMQLLEVMNNLLQEYPEQPILIEEYIVGPQWLIETLVVDGNVEILAVIEQEITKEERFIITGYYSVVNVDSSSLVSLKKTLNDIIREIGMKKGSCHFEIRKVGEKWKLIEVNPRISGGAMNSMVLHSLGINVVEQTLRLYLDLPVILTPIKREVVYTHYLTISTSGKIVKITGKNRAVRAEGVKEVYIKPRKGMFVHPPTSMGHRYGYIMAAAETKEKAKELALIAAKEIRFYIEEQE